The Desmodus rotundus isolate HL8 chromosome 3, HLdesRot8A.1, whole genome shotgun sequence genome includes a region encoding these proteins:
- the UTP11 gene encoding probable U3 small nucleolar RNA-associated protein 11, with product MAAAFRKAAKSRQREHRERSQPGFRKHLGLLEKKKDYKLRANDYRRKQEYLRALRKKALEKNPDEFYYKMTRVKLQDGVHVIKETKEEVTPEQLKLMRTQDVKYIEMKRVAEAKKIERLKSELHLLDFQGKQRNKHVFFFDTKKEVEQFDIATHLRTAPELVDRVFNRPTIETLQKEKVKGVTHQTRLKRIAKEREKQYDCLTQRIGREKKLFVIAQKMQTRKDLLDKTQRVKVKKETVNSPAIYKFQSRRKR from the exons ATGGCGGCGGCTTTTCGGAAGGCAGCTAAGTCCCGACAGCGGGAACACCGGGAGCGAAGCCAG CCTGGCTTTCGAAAACATCTGGGCctgctggaaaaaaagaaagattacaaACTTCGTGCAAA TGACTACCGGAGAAAGCAAGAATACCTCAGAGCTCTCCGGAAGAAAGCTCTTGAGAAAAATCCAgatgaattttattataaaatgactcGTGTTAAACTCCAG GATGGAGTTCATGTTATTAAGGAGACTAAGGAAGAAGTAACTCCAGAACAGCTGAAACTGATGAGAACTCAGGATGTCaaatatatagaaatgaaaaGGGTTGCAGAAGCTAAG AAAATTGAAAGACTAAAATCAGAGCTCCACCTGCTGGATTTCCAGGGGAAGCAACGGAATAAGCACGTGTTCTTTTTTGACACTAAAAAGGAAG TTGAACAGTTTGATATCGCAACTCACCTGCGAACAGCCCCGGAGTTAGTGGACAGGGTCTTTAACAGACCCACGATAGAGACCTTGCAGAAGGAGAAAGTGAAAGGAGTTACTCATCAGACTAGACTTAAG CGGATAGctaaagaaagggaaaagcagtATGACTGCCTGACACAGCGGATTGGACGGGAGAAGAAATTGTTCGTTATCGCACAGAAAATGCAAACACGCAAAGATCTTCTG gatAAAACTCAGAGGGTGAAGGTAAAGAAAGAAACGGTGAACTCCCCAGCCATTTACAAATTTCAGAGCCGTCGGAAACGCTGA
- the FHL3 gene encoding four and a half LIM domains protein 3, translating to MSEAFDCAKCSESLYGRKYIQTDNGPYCVPCYDNTFANTCAECQQLIGHDSRELFYEDRHFHEGCFRCCRCQRSLADEPFTCQDSELLCNDCYCSAFSSQCSACGETVMPGSRKLEYGGQTWHEHCFLCSGCEQPLGSRSFVPDKGAHYCVPCYENKFAPRCARCSKTLTQGGVTYRDQPWHRECLVCTGCQTPLAGQQFTSRDDDPYCVACFGELFAPKCSSCKRPITGLGGGKYVSFEDRHWHHSCFACARCSTSLVGQGFVPDGDQVLCQGCSQAGP from the exons ATGAGCGAGGCCTTTGACTGTGCAAAATGCAGTGAGTCCCTGTATGGCCGCAAATACATCCAGACAGACAATGGCCCTTACTGTGTACCCTGCTACGACAACACCTTTGCCAACACCTGTGCTGAGTGCCAGCAGCTGATCGGGCATGACTCGAGG GAGCTGTTCTACGAAGACCGCCACTTCCATGAGGGCTGCTTccgctgctgccgctgccagCGCTCCCTAGCCGATGAGCCTTTCACCTGCCAGGACAGTGAGCTGCTCTGCAATGACTGCTACTGCAGTGCCTTCTCCTCACAGTGCTCTGCCTGTGGGGAGACCGTCATGCCGG GGTCCCGGAAGCTGGAGTATGGCGGCCAGACGTGGCATGAGCACTGCTTCCTGTGCAGCGGCTGTGAGCAGCCGCTGGGCTCCCGTTCCTTCGTGCCTGACAAGGGTGCTCACTACTGCGTGCCCTGCTATGAGAACAAGTTTGCTCCTCGCTGTGCCCGCTGcagcaag ACGCTGACACAGGGTGGCGTGACATACCGTGACCAGCCCTGGCATCGAGAATGCCTGGTCTGCACCGGGTGCCAGACACCCCTGGCAGGGCAGCAGTTCACCTCCCGGGATGATGATCCCTACTGTGTGGCCTGTTTTGGAGAACTCTTTGCACCCAAGTGCAGCAGCTGCAAGCGCCCCATCACAG gACTCGGTGGAGGCAAGTACGTGTCCTTTGAAGACCGCCACTGGCACCACAGCTGCTTCGCCTGCGCCCGCTGCTCCACCTCCCTGGTGGGCCAAGGCTTCGTGCCAGACGGAGACCAAGTACTGtgccagggctgcagccaggcagggccctga